The Virgibacillus phasianinus genome includes a window with the following:
- a CDS encoding YigZ family protein, producing MLSNYYTIKKEGTNQFIVQKSRFIGHVSRVESEDKAQAFIEEIKKKHHDANHNCSAYIIGEHDQIQKANDDGEPSGTAGVPILEVLKKQKLKDTVIVVTRYFGGIKLGAGGLIRAYGGSASEVIKSTGVVERQLMQGMQLTVDYGLLGKLENVFRTSEHVLSKIDYLDQVIFHMYVRTNDVLKFKEWVVNLTSDNVHIEDKDHAYIEIDQK from the coding sequence ATGCTATCTAACTATTATACCATTAAAAAAGAAGGAACAAATCAATTTATCGTCCAAAAATCCCGATTTATTGGACACGTGAGCCGTGTAGAATCTGAAGATAAGGCCCAGGCTTTTATTGAAGAAATCAAGAAAAAACATCATGATGCAAATCATAACTGTTCGGCCTATATAATTGGTGAACATGATCAAATTCAAAAGGCAAATGATGACGGAGAACCAAGTGGTACGGCAGGTGTCCCCATTCTCGAGGTATTAAAAAAACAAAAACTGAAGGATACGGTAATTGTGGTTACACGTTATTTTGGCGGCATAAAGTTAGGCGCCGGCGGGTTAATCAGAGCCTATGGCGGTTCAGCTTCTGAAGTAATCAAATCGACTGGTGTGGTGGAACGCCAGCTGATGCAGGGAATGCAGTTAACTGTGGATTATGGCTTACTTGGAAAATTGGAAAATGTGTTTCGAACATCTGAACATGTACTGTCCAAAATAGATTACCTGGACCAGGTAATATTTCATATGTATGTAAGGACCAACGATGTATTAAAATTTAAAGAGTGGGTCGTTAATTTAACCAGTGATAACGTTCATATCGAGGATAAAGATCACGCTTACATCGAAATTGACCAGAAATAG